The following nucleotide sequence is from Lytechinus pictus isolate F3 Inbred chromosome 10, Lp3.0, whole genome shotgun sequence.
CCTCGTCTCCATTGAAGCAAGGCAAGCAGAATAGAATGTTGGCATTTCAAGTGCCATCGTTTTCAATTCCTTCTTCCATGAAAAGTTTTTGATGTCACTGATACTGTCTGTTTCTTGCGAACATTTCTCTGCCGTCTTGCAAAAGTAATACGCTTCCTTGCGTATCTTCTTCTCCATCACTCCCTGGAATGCTTTCTTTGCCTTCTCTGATCCATTAATAATGAGGCTAAAGGCTTTATGATATCTGTACTGGATGAGGTATGCTATGGCCTTCTTCATGAAGTTCTTGTGTCCACCATTTTTGCACAGAACAGACACTGTTGGCTCCAACTTCATAAGTTTTCGTCTTCGTTCTGAACACAATTCACCAGACTTGTTTGAGTTTGATCGATTGTTCATAATCATAGTATTCTGGACTTCTTCCAACTTCCTCTTGCCTGATCTTCGAGTTCTGTCATCATGTTTATGAGTTTTCCTTTTAGACTTTATAGTCGTTCTAgtattatttatgtattttcctTGTGGACCACTCCTTAACCTCAAATCCCATTCTATTTCTGTCTTCAAAAGTTGCTCTCTCTGTCTGAGTGTAGTTCTGAGAAGACGGAAGcaagaatcacaaacatgaccGTCATCTGGAAAATTAAATTTGTCACTAAATTCTGGCACAGCCTTGGATAAAGCAGCAGTGACATCTACATCAAAATTTTGTCCCAGTTGTGACTTTAGTGAAAATCTCTTGTAACCTTTCTTCTTCGTTTGAAATTTTATGCCACAAGCGACACATTTTCCAGGATTCCCCATGTTCGTTTTCACAGAGGATCGGGAGCAGGCGAGTGAATACTGGCAGAGCTGAGCGTAAAATCTGACCAAACTACGCCCAGTTGGTCGGGCTAGAGGTTCTTTCAATTACCGCACATAATCTAGCCACAAGGCAAGCGAATCCCGTCCCTCTACGTTCTAATACGGTATATACAATGATCAGCTGGCTCAGCTGCCCCTCTTTGACTCGTGTCCCACCCGTTGCAATATTTGTTGGATCCTGAACAGTTGTCTTTCATGAAGCAGGATTGCATTGCTCTTCTTTCGTTATGGATGTAAGTATCACGTCTTTGATAAGTGAAactaattaaataattatttaatgatAAATGTTATGATTTAGTTATTTTAGAGAAGAACTGAATTTAATTAATGTGGCCAATCTAAATTATAACTTTGGCCATTGCATTGCCATTGCATTGGTCACGTTGGTGGGGGTGAGGTGTCTGGATATACATGGAGGGTCGGTAGagagctggcagccgtctgtttcgaggagttttttaactattctatttttttttatttctccttgtacacagacggctcgctatcgtgcagccaccattagggggttaacaatgcaaaatcacCCGACgtggctcatcgatttttgtctttatttcataaaaatatataaaaagaactgtatgatggggggacctaaagctacgcactttgtttacaaacgataaaaactatgccaattttaatattctaacaaatcatctttcacaaatttgtgttaaatattgtaaagattcataatcaaaaagaaaatatcacaaaactcactaatacgaaaatcccgccgtgttttccgaacacctcttgatttcgccgcccgatatagaggggtcctaaagctacgcactcaatttatcatgcaaagaaaaaGTATTTTATGTCTCTAAACTTCTAAATAATGTTCATATTCTTAtaggaaaatataaaatcaaagtctcgatcggccatttttgttaaaaatcgtaacaaaatggccgatcgagactgggtagaaggagagaacttttcgtttttttgaggttccagactgcccag
It contains:
- the LOC129269000 gene encoding uncharacterized protein LOC129269000, with translation MGNPGKCVACGIKFQTKKKGYKRFSLKSQLGQNFDVDVTAALSKAVPEFSDKFNFPDDGHVCDSCFRLLRTTLRQREQLLKTEIEWDLRLRSGPQGKYINNTRTTIKSKRKTHKHDDRTRRSGKRKLEEVQNTMIMNNRSNSNKSGELCSERRRKLMKLEPTVSVLCKNGGHKNFMKKAIAYLIQYRYHKAFSLIINGSEKAKKAFQGVMEKKIRKEAYYFCKTAEKCSQETDSISDIKNFSWKKELKTMALEMPTFYSACLASMETRKGTTAMLPNSSRSTKRRIRPRLGLMMTLPLYTRRERKFGFVMNILALLFHRYGSHETMLKILIHLGVCHRTSQPLIHKVDRMKADDCEQVLSWAVKNLAEIKGNDRVRQKSPRKGKGPKAQLPPTDSNSSDDLDSEVESDDDDENVLHDDEDASEFDEDDDSSLMELLSSDGSESGDEEVDKDDDDGSEEGDDDERMKEKDVEEEELKEQMVEVEGWVHMEDACEMQIVHM